The Glycine soja cultivar W05 chromosome 3, ASM419377v2, whole genome shotgun sequence genome window below encodes:
- the LOC114407620 gene encoding nuclear transcription factor Y subunit C-3-like, with amino-acid sequence MDHQGHSQNPSMGVVGSGAQLAYGSNPYQPGQITGPPGSVVTSVGTIQSTGQPAGAQLGQHQLAYQHIHQQQQHQLQQQLQQFWSSQYQEIEKVTDFKNHSLPLARIKKIMKADEDVRMISAEAPVIFARACEMFILELTLRSWNHTEENKRRTLQKNDIAAAITRTDIFDFLVDIVPREDLKDEVLASIPRGTMPVAGPADALPYCYMPPQHPSQVGAAGVIMGKPVMDPNMYAQQSHPYMAPQMWPQPPDQRQSSPEH; translated from the coding sequence ATGGATCATCAAGGGCATAGCCAGAACCCATCTATGGGGGTTGTTGGTAGTGGAGCTCAATTAGCATATGGTTCTAACCCATATCAGCCAGGCCAAATAACTGGGCCACCGGGGTCTGTTGTGACATCAGTTGGGACCATTCAATCCACCGGTCAACCTGCTGGAGCTCAGCTTGGACAGCATCAACTTGCTTATCAGCATATTCATCAGCAACAACAGCACCAGCTTCAGCAACAGCTCCAACAATTTTGGTCAAGCCAGTACCAAGAAATTGAGAAGGTTACTGATTTTAAGAACCACAGTCTTCCCCTGGCAAGGATCAAGAAGATTATGAAGGCTGACGAGGATGTTAGGATGATATCAGCTGAAGCACCAGTCATTTTTGCAAGGGCATGTGAAATGTTCATATTAGAGTTAACCCTGCGCTCTTGGAATCACACTGAAGAGAACAAAAGGCGAACACTTCAGAAAAATGATATTGCTGCTGCTATCACAAGGACTGACATCTTTGATTTCTTGGTTGACATTGTGCCTCGTGAGGACTTGAAAGATGAAGTGCTTGCATCAATCCCAAGAGGAACAATGCCTGTTGCAGGGCCTGCTGATGCCCTTCCATACTGCTACATGCCGCCTCAGCATCCGTCCCAAGTTGGAGCTGCTGGTGTCATAATGGGTAAGCCTGTGATGGACCCAAACATGTATGCTCAGCAGTCTCACCCTTACATGGCACCACAAATGTGGCCACAGCCACCAGACCAACGACAGTCATCTCCAGAACATTAG
- the LOC114407621 gene encoding cation/calcium exchanger 5 encodes MAVASSFIIIIIVIIALIFFSLNPPPSPSRRSLLLTTSSSCSNESNGLLNYHCIFPQTSSFSIPSLSLFLLLHFYILITTAQHHFSLVTTKLASHLNLSPSMAAVTLLSLGNGAPDVFSSLAALRAGQYRTGFGAILSAGAFVSALVVGFVAIYAAPFSVDPAPFVRDVLFYLTAAMFLFYVYLSAEIFLWQAVGFVGFYLFFVGFVFYMDLGMADRREKSSEDLEGQKEPDSDDVKVSESSVGEKRASSGLRGAIRLISKTWELPVKTLLRLTIPQPAPSQWSRFYASANIALCPLALLYACNSFMPFNHPIVFLLPNSHVPLWSVVLMTSFSLALFHYVMEKEPPKTEHMPVVIVAFVMSVFWISTTAGELVNCLEAIGVLLELPPALLGLTVLAWGNSVGDLVADVAVAKAGHPAMAMAGCFAGPMFNMLVGLGTALVIQTANIYPRAYQLNFHVGIVIAFVFLLLSLMGSLLVITWCRFRVPRFWGFCLVGIYVAFTAVSLVIAMFSG; translated from the exons ATGGCAGTGGCATCctccttcatcatcatcatcatcgtcatcatcgctctcatcttcttctccctAAACCCTCCTCCTTCACCATCACGTAGGTCACTTCTCCTCACCACTTCATCGTCTTGCTCCAACGAATCCAATGGCCTTCTCAACTACCACTGCATCTTCCCCCAAACTTCCTCTTTCTCAATCCCCTCCCTCTcgctcttcctcctcctccactTCTACATCCTCATCACCACCGCGCAGCACCACTTCTCCCTCGTCACCACAAAGCTCGCCTCGCACCTCAACCTCTCCCCCAGCATGGCCGCCGTCACGCTCCTCTCCCTCGGCAACGGCGCCCCCGACGTCTTTTCTTCCCTCGCCGCCCTCCGCGCCGGTCAGTACCGCACCGGCTTCGGCGCCATTCTCTCCGCCGGCGCCTTCGTCTCCGCCCTCGTCGTCGGCTTCGTCGCCATCTACGCTGCTCCGTTTTCCGTCGATCCCGCGCCCTTCGTTAGAGACGTGCTCTTCTACTTGACCGCCGCAATGTTCCTCTTCTATGTGTACCTCAGCGCCGAGATTTTCCTCTGGCAGGCCGTCGGATTCGTTGGATTTTACTTGTTCTTCGTCGGATTTGTGTTTTACATGGATTTGGGGATGGCGGATCGCAGAGAGAAGAGTTCCGAGGATCTCGAGGGACAGAAGGAACCTGATTCCGACGATGTCAAGGTTTCCGAATCTTCCGTGGGAGAGAAACGCGCTTCTTCTGGATTGCGTGGAGCTATTCGATTG ATTTCTAAAACATGGGAGCTTCCTGTCAAAACTCTCCTGAGATTGACAATCCCTCAACCAGCACCTTCACAATGGAGTAGATTTTATGCATCGGCCAATATTGCACTCTGTCCGCTAGCCCTCTTGTATGCCTGCAACTCATTCATGCCATTTAATCATCCCATAGTTTTCCTCCTCCCCAACTCTCACGTCCCCCTCTGGTCAGTAGTGCTCATGACAAGTTTCTCTCTTGCACTTTTTCACTATGTAATGGAAAAAGAACCCCCCAAGACAGAGCATATGCCTGTGGTCATCGTGGCATTTGTGATGAGTGTGTTTTGGATATCTACTACAGCCGGAGAGCTGGTGAACTGCCTAGAAGCTATAGGTGTGCTTCTTGAACTGCCGCCAGCACTCCTGGGTCTCACAGTGCTGGCGTGGGGAAATTCAGTGGGAGATCTTGTTGCAGATGTTGCAGTTGCTAAAGCCGGTCATCCAGCTATGGCAATGGCGGGATGCTTTGCAGGACCAATGTTTAACATGCTTGTTGGCCTTGGAACTGCTTTGGTCATACAGACGGCCAATATATATCCTAGAGCATATCAGCTTAATTTCCACGTTGGTATCGTGATTGCATTTGTATTCCTTCTTTTAAGCCTTATGGGGTCTCTCTTGGTGATCACTTGGTGCAGATTCAGAGTGCCTAGGTTTTGGGGCTTCTGTCTGGTAGGCATCTATGTTGCTTTTACGGCAGTGAGTTTAGTAATAGCCATGTTTTCAGGGTGA
- the LOC114407622 gene encoding signal peptidase complex subunit 3B-like, with amino-acid sequence MHSFGYRANALLTFAVTILALMCAMASVSDNFNTPTPSAQVQVLNINWFQKQPNGNDEVSMTLNISADLQSLFTWNTKQVFVFLAAEYETPKNSLNQISLWDGIIPSKEHAKFWIHTSNKYRFIDQGSNLQGKEYNLTMHWHVMPKSGKMFADKIVMPGYRLPEEYR; translated from the exons ATGCATTCATTCGGCTACAGAGCCAATGCGTTGCTAACCTTTGCCGTCACCATTTTGGCTCTTATGTGCGCCATGGCCTCTGTATCCGACAACTTCAACACCCCCACTCCCTCTGCACAAGTCCAG GTGTTGAACATCAACTGGTTTCAGAAACAGCCCAATGGCAATGACGAG gTCAGCATGACACTGAATATATCTGCAGATTTGCAGTCCCTTTTCACATGGAACACAAAACAG gtttttgtttttctagctGCTGAGTATGAAACTCCTAAGAATTCCTTGAATCAG ATATCCCTGTGGGATGGTATCATTCCCTCTAAAGAGCATGCGAAGTTTTGGATTCATACATCAAATAAATACCGCTTCATTGACCAG GGGAGCAATTTGCAGGGCAAAGAGTATAACCTGACTATGCATTGGCATGTTATGCCAAAGAGTGGCAAAATGTTTGCTGATAAAATAGTCATGCCAGGTTACCGATTGCCTGAGGAATATAGATGA